In a genomic window of Streptomyces sp. NBC_01142:
- a CDS encoding NADH-quinone oxidoreductase subunit J, giving the protein MNTLAASTTSMGEAVQFWVLGTIAVVGALCTILMRRAVHSALCLAATMIILAVFYLANGAYFLGVVQIVVYTGAIMMLFLFVVMLVGVTAADSLKETLKGQRWWAAACGLGFGVLLVAGIGHASLTTFNGLGRANSAQGGNVEGLAQLIFTKYVFAFEITGALLITAAVGAMVLTHRERTERAKTQREMSEERVRGKHLPPLPAPGVYARHNAVDIAGLLPDGTPSELTVMHTLRERGQIRDVSDEAMADLKALEQSSEERLGRDHESHEEEVAK; this is encoded by the coding sequence ATGAACACCCTCGCCGCCTCCACCACGTCCATGGGTGAGGCAGTCCAGTTCTGGGTGCTCGGCACGATCGCGGTCGTCGGGGCGCTCTGCACGATTCTGATGAGGCGGGCCGTGCACAGCGCGCTCTGCCTCGCCGCGACCATGATCATCCTGGCGGTCTTCTACCTCGCCAACGGGGCGTACTTCCTGGGCGTCGTCCAGATCGTCGTCTACACCGGCGCGATCATGATGCTGTTCCTCTTCGTCGTCATGCTGGTCGGCGTGACGGCCGCGGACTCCCTCAAGGAGACGCTGAAGGGGCAGCGCTGGTGGGCCGCGGCCTGCGGGCTCGGCTTCGGGGTGCTGCTCGTCGCCGGAATCGGCCATGCGTCGCTCACCACCTTCAACGGCCTCGGCCGGGCCAACTCCGCGCAGGGCGGCAACGTCGAGGGCCTCGCCCAACTCATCTTCACCAAGTACGTCTTCGCCTTCGAGATCACCGGCGCGCTGCTGATCACGGCGGCGGTCGGCGCGATGGTGCTCACCCACCGGGAGCGCACCGAGCGCGCCAAGACCCAGCGGGAGATGTCCGAGGAGCGCGTACGCGGGAAGCACCTGCCGCCGCTGCCCGCACCCGGTGTCTACGCCCGGCACAACGCAGTGGACATCGCCGGACTGCTGCCGGACGGCACACCGTCCGAGCTCACCGTCATGCACACGCTGCGGGAGCGCGGCCAGATCCGCGATGTGTCGGACGAGGCGATGGCCGACCTCAAGGCGCTCGAGCAGAGCTCCGAGGAGCGGCTCGGCCGTGACCACGAGTCGCACGAAGAGGAGGTCGCCAAGTGA
- the nuoK gene encoding NADH-quinone oxidoreductase subunit NuoK, which translates to MNPVNYLYLAALLFTIGAAGVLIRRNAIVVFMCVELMLNACNLAFVAFSRMHGNLDGQVIAFFTMVVAAAEVVVGLAIIVSLFRSRHSASVDDASLMKL; encoded by the coding sequence GTGAACCCGGTCAACTATCTCTACCTGGCAGCGCTGTTGTTCACCATCGGCGCGGCCGGGGTGCTCATCCGGCGGAACGCGATCGTCGTCTTCATGTGCGTGGAGCTGATGCTCAACGCCTGCAACCTCGCGTTCGTCGCCTTCTCCCGGATGCACGGCAACCTCGACGGACAGGTCATCGCGTTCTTCACGATGGTCGTCGCCGCCGCGGAGGTCGTGGTCGGGCTCGCGATCATCGTGTCGCTGTTCCGTTCCCGCCACTCGGCCTCGGTCGACGACGCCA